From one Streptomyces sp. Q6 genomic stretch:
- a CDS encoding aldo/keto reductase, whose translation MLSARLLYEGRGVHPVGLSCWPPSFAPHAAAAGEEGASAEGVQAAGAHGHAGGAHGHGGDDAGRWLDAVRSALKHGTNLIAVADICGLGRTERLLSSLWSEVPRETVRIACAAGHFRGTAPHPYAAPHLHHQFKQTLDNLATDYLDLYVLDRPDFGPDGRHLADAVRPLSAWRDSGVVRSVGLRVPGATASADTRRAFGRAVRALAPDVLVVTYNALTGPVRIDGADVFDYAAERGLRVLITSPLAHGLLAAPPSAPPSPACAGHPWFHPGVRRIVRDGLRPLRERFGDEALPGLALRHCLDRAPHAVVLPGFSHPDQIALHHTGLDVPFGAHDQELVDDTYARLRSRLSRTMGSSASVASDGSGAREPTNSSA comes from the coding sequence ATGCTGTCCGCACGCCTCCTCTACGAGGGCCGTGGCGTGCACCCCGTCGGACTGTCCTGCTGGCCGCCGTCGTTCGCGCCGCACGCGGCCGCAGCAGGCGAGGAGGGAGCCTCGGCGGAAGGCGTCCAAGCGGCCGGGGCCCATGGACATGCGGGCGGGGCGCATGGGCATGGGGGCGACGACGCGGGGCGGTGGCTGGACGCCGTGCGCAGCGCCCTCAAGCACGGCACGAACCTCATCGCGGTCGCCGACATCTGCGGGCTCGGCCGCACCGAGCGGCTCCTGAGCAGCCTGTGGAGCGAGGTGCCGCGGGAGACCGTCCGGATCGCGTGCGCGGCCGGCCACTTCCGCGGCACGGCCCCGCACCCGTACGCCGCTCCGCACCTGCACCACCAGTTCAAGCAGACCCTGGACAACCTCGCCACGGACTATCTGGATCTCTACGTCCTCGACCGCCCGGACTTCGGCCCCGACGGGCGTCATCTGGCCGACGCCGTACGCCCGTTGAGTGCCTGGCGCGACAGCGGTGTCGTCCGCTCCGTGGGCCTGCGGGTCCCGGGCGCGACCGCCTCCGCCGACACCCGGCGCGCTTTCGGCCGGGCCGTGCGGGCCCTGGCCCCCGATGTCCTCGTGGTCACGTACAACGCCCTGACCGGGCCGGTCCGCATCGACGGCGCCGACGTCTTCGACTACGCCGCCGAACGGGGCCTGAGGGTGCTGATCACCTCGCCGCTGGCCCACGGCCTGCTCGCGGCGCCGCCCTCCGCCCCGCCCTCCCCCGCTTGCGCCGGGCACCCCTGGTTCCACCCCGGCGTCCGGCGCATCGTGCGCGACGGATTGCGGCCGCTGCGCGAGCGCTTCGGTGACGAGGCGCTGCCCGGCCTCGCCCTGCGGCACTGCCTCGACCGCGCCCCGCACGCCGTCGTACTGCCCGGCTTCAGCCACCCCGACCAGATCGCGCTCCACCACACCGGCCTCGACGTGCCGTTCGGCGCACACGACCAGGAGCTCGTCGACGACACCTACGCCCGGCTGCGCTCCCGCCTGTCCCGCACCATGGGCTCCTCGGCGTCCGTGGCGTCCGACGGATCGGGAGCGAGGGAGCCGACGAATTCCAGTGCCTGA
- a CDS encoding acyl-CoA dehydrogenase family protein, translating to MEGYGYFTDARLEELRREVRAFAEAEVAPQVAGMEASRAVEEKLAREIARRGWIGVTIGREFGGMGLGHRAKTIIVEELARVSGAMGAMAQASQLGVAKILHFGDDEQKRHWLPAVAAGDCLPTIAVTEPQSGGHVLGMESTARREGDSYVLNGSKVFVGNSHVGDVHGVVVRTGEGSRGLSAFLVEADRPGFSLAPHTPAMGLHGFSFGELRFDECRIPVANRLGKEGQGLEVAYSSSVLYGRANLTAVSLGIHQAVVEETCAYAAAQTRYGKPLAEQPVVAQKLGQMQSRLMTARTLAYHAVHLLDLGLPCDAELMNAKVVNVESAMDSARTAMEVHAATGLSAERGLERMYRDAAHIYAPAGTSDVQWHRLAQIAVGSARGEQWSVRLAAALRQTAAVTVMSGATRSRAATGGARPLAGRSGS from the coding sequence ATGGAGGGGTACGGCTATTTCACCGACGCCCGGCTCGAAGAGCTGCGCCGGGAGGTGCGCGCGTTCGCCGAGGCGGAGGTGGCTCCTCAGGTCGCGGGGATGGAGGCCTCGCGGGCGGTCGAGGAGAAGCTCGCCAGGGAGATCGCCCGGCGCGGCTGGATCGGCGTCACCATCGGGCGTGAGTTCGGCGGGATGGGTCTGGGCCACCGGGCGAAGACGATCATCGTGGAGGAACTGGCACGGGTCAGCGGAGCGATGGGCGCGATGGCACAGGCGTCCCAGCTCGGCGTGGCGAAGATCCTGCACTTCGGCGACGACGAGCAGAAGCGGCACTGGCTTCCGGCCGTCGCGGCCGGGGACTGCCTGCCCACGATCGCGGTGACCGAGCCCCAGTCCGGCGGCCATGTCCTCGGCATGGAGTCGACGGCCCGGCGCGAGGGCGACAGCTACGTCCTCAACGGCAGCAAGGTCTTCGTCGGCAACAGCCACGTCGGCGACGTCCACGGTGTGGTCGTCCGGACGGGGGAGGGTTCGCGAGGTCTGTCGGCGTTCCTGGTGGAGGCGGACCGGCCCGGCTTCTCGCTCGCCCCGCACACCCCGGCGATGGGACTGCACGGCTTCTCCTTCGGGGAGCTGAGGTTCGACGAGTGCCGGATACCGGTCGCGAACCGGCTCGGCAAGGAGGGGCAGGGGCTCGAAGTCGCTTACTCCTCCAGTGTGTTGTACGGACGGGCCAACCTGACGGCGGTGTCGCTCGGCATCCACCAGGCGGTCGTCGAGGAGACCTGTGCGTACGCCGCCGCCCAGACCCGGTACGGCAAACCGCTCGCCGAACAGCCTGTCGTGGCGCAGAAGTTGGGGCAGATGCAGTCCCGCCTCATGACCGCCCGCACCCTCGCCTACCACGCCGTGCACCTGCTCGACCTCGGCCTGCCCTGCGACGCCGAACTGATGAACGCCAAGGTCGTCAACGTCGAGTCGGCGATGGACTCGGCGCGCACCGCGATGGAGGTGCACGCGGCCACCGGTCTGTCGGCCGAGCGCGGCCTGGAGCGGATGTACCGCGACGCCGCCCACATCTACGCACCGGCCGGCACCTCGGACGTGCAGTGGCACCGGCTCGCGCAGATCGCCGTGGGCTCGGCGCGCGGCGAGCAGTGGTCCGTCCGGCTGGCCGCCGCACTGCGTCAGACGGCGGCCGTCACGGTCATGTCGGGAGCCACGAGGTCCCGGGCGGCTACGGGAGGGGCTCGCCCGCTCGCTGGTAGATCTGGTTCATGA
- a CDS encoding roadblock/LC7 domain-containing protein: MSHPAPAQTQDLDWLLADFAARVPGTTGAILATSDGVLRHRHALDGVPAERLSAIVTGLCSMGGGLAASVQAGVGDVEQIVVQCAGGLLFVAKAGENGVLGVLTTKNADPGIIGYEIGLLVRSVHGHLGTPARTPAL; the protein is encoded by the coding sequence ATGTCCCACCCCGCCCCCGCCCAGACCCAGGACCTCGACTGGCTCCTCGCCGACTTCGCCGCCCGGGTGCCCGGCACCACCGGCGCGATCCTGGCCACCAGCGACGGCGTCCTGCGCCATCGGCACGCCCTGGACGGCGTCCCCGCCGAGCGGCTCAGCGCCATCGTCACCGGTCTGTGCTCGATGGGCGGCGGCCTCGCCGCGAGCGTCCAGGCCGGCGTGGGTGACGTCGAGCAGATCGTCGTGCAGTGCGCGGGCGGTCTCCTGTTCGTCGCCAAGGCCGGGGAGAACGGCGTACTCGGCGTGCTGACCACGAAGAACGCCGACCCCGGGATCATCGGCTACGAGATCGGTCTCCTGGTGCGCAGCGTCCACGGCCACCTCGGGACCCCGGCCCGGACGCCCGCCCTGTGA
- a CDS encoding cobalamin B12-binding domain-containing protein: MTTDGTRTQDETLNFGVLREQLWRAALDCDDTHATALVRFAVEEGEPGQVQERAERVLLELIAPVQARVGDQWAANAISVAQEHAATAINERCVSAVADIAARARSGPSRGRLTVACVDGEWHALPARLLAETLRLRGWSVAYLGAQVPTEHLVAHLHQRAADAVLLSSSVPAHLPTAHTAISACQAAGIPVMAGGAAFGPQGRYARRMQATWAPDARAAHELLVEGLRRPSVEAARLPDLDLPHLSDQEYTVVRQTKRQLIKQTLVDVEIAFPPLRSYSEFQLERTIEDIDHIVTYLATALYVDDADLFTTFLVWAAGILSSRGVPVASLLPVLDSLRQQLKDFPRATGILAEARKALTVPRPGQPA; this comes from the coding sequence ATGACGACAGACGGGACGCGCACCCAGGACGAGACGCTGAACTTCGGCGTCCTGCGCGAGCAGTTGTGGAGAGCGGCGCTCGACTGCGACGACACGCACGCCACGGCACTGGTGCGGTTCGCCGTGGAAGAGGGCGAACCCGGGCAGGTGCAGGAGCGGGCCGAGCGGGTGCTGCTCGAACTGATCGCTCCGGTCCAGGCACGCGTCGGGGACCAGTGGGCGGCGAACGCGATCTCCGTGGCGCAGGAGCACGCGGCGACCGCGATCAACGAGCGCTGCGTCTCCGCCGTCGCCGACATCGCCGCCCGCGCCCGGTCCGGCCCGTCCCGCGGCCGGCTGACGGTGGCCTGCGTGGACGGGGAGTGGCACGCCCTGCCGGCTCGGCTGCTCGCCGAGACCCTGCGGCTGCGCGGCTGGAGCGTCGCCTACCTCGGAGCGCAGGTCCCCACCGAGCACCTCGTCGCGCACCTGCACCAGCGTGCCGCCGACGCCGTCCTGCTCTCCTCCTCCGTCCCGGCGCATCTGCCCACGGCGCACACCGCGATCAGCGCCTGCCAGGCCGCCGGGATCCCGGTCATGGCCGGTGGCGCCGCCTTCGGCCCGCAGGGCCGCTACGCCCGCAGGATGCAGGCCACCTGGGCACCCGACGCCCGCGCCGCGCACGAGCTGCTCGTCGAGGGGCTGCGACGCCCCTCCGTCGAGGCGGCCCGGCTGCCCGACCTCGACCTGCCGCACCTCAGCGACCAGGAGTACACCGTCGTCCGGCAGACGAAGCGGCAACTGATCAAGCAGACCCTCGTGGACGTCGAGATCGCGTTCCCACCGCTGCGCAGCTACAGCGAGTTCCAGCTGGAGCGCACGATCGAGGACATCGACCACATCGTCACGTACCTCGCCACCGCGTTGTACGTCGACGACGCCGACCTGTTCACCACGTTCCTCGTGTGGGCCGCCGGCATTCTCAGCAGCCGCGGTGTCCCCGTGGCGAGCCTGCTGCCCGTGCTGGACTCCCTGCGGCAGCAGCTGAAGGACTTCCCGCGCGCCACCGGTATCCTCGCCGAGGCCCGCAAAGCCCTCACCGTTCCCCGACCCGGACAGCCCGCATGA
- a CDS encoding DUF742 domain-containing protein, translating to MHPHDPRPSDAQPWVSQEAATLRMYAVTGGRTRAARPLDLAVLLRTAARARLAGTPAEPGPEGAEVLRLCRPQALSVAELAARLRLPVPVLQVILSDLIDSRALVPVPPAKAGQASNPHTLEAVLEGLRAL from the coding sequence ATGCACCCTCACGATCCTCGTCCCTCCGACGCGCAGCCCTGGGTCTCCCAGGAGGCCGCCACCTTGCGCATGTACGCGGTCACCGGCGGCCGCACCCGGGCCGCCCGCCCCCTGGACCTGGCCGTGCTGCTGCGCACCGCCGCCCGCGCCCGGCTGGCCGGGACACCGGCGGAGCCGGGACCTGAGGGCGCCGAAGTCCTGCGGCTGTGCCGTCCGCAGGCGCTGTCGGTGGCCGAACTCGCCGCCCGGCTGCGTCTTCCGGTGCCGGTCCTGCAAGTGATCCTTTCCGACCTCATCGACTCCCGTGCCCTGGTCCCCGTACCACCGGCGAAGGCCGGGCAGGCGAGCAACCCGCACACCCTGGAGGCCGTCCTTGAAGGACTCCGTGCCCTGTGA
- a CDS encoding ATP-binding protein — MRDHDPGPPAAPPPGTHRPEPTGPGARVGLVPAATATVVAASGYGVALAGWSPAGVLGAGICAAVGCTAALTGGWVGARRAAAEALARQSREKGQQDAVIRQLAARLEEGIGEIAALAERVRRDEQVTQAAPPAVVPTGPEPLEQLGRAVQQTLYAGHAAVIAAGTRQQVDAFVSIARKLQALVTRSLERLDGVEREVEDPELLDALFQIDHLITRVHRAVENIAILGGAVPRHINSPVPLATLLRQAVAETEHFARVRVIRPPAGYLVVGHAAAEAIHLVAELAENATRFSPPSTQVSIRPQAVAAGIVVEIDDRGLGLTGDQAAQLNRLLAEPEHVDVNQQLRDGRTGLLVAARIARRRGLSVRLQSNVYGGTQAVVLFPHAILHREQTAPEPTQAQAPAPAPAPAVASRPAPAVAAVAPAASDPVRSSAVTTGWGPAPAAAPSHAQAPAAVRAPVPRPRQELPQRTGRPQPAPAHAVQQPAPAAPFPTPAATPPPPPRTSAPARPTRRPRQLLGPRAARPGPGAAAVRTDRWRGACRRSRHRSVAALQPGLPAGHRARPGHRRTRTAAGRP; from the coding sequence ATGCGTGATCACGACCCCGGCCCGCCCGCCGCTCCGCCGCCGGGCACCCACCGGCCCGAGCCGACCGGCCCCGGGGCGCGCGTCGGTCTGGTTCCGGCGGCCACGGCCACGGTGGTCGCGGCCTCCGGCTACGGTGTCGCCCTGGCCGGCTGGTCGCCCGCGGGCGTGCTCGGCGCGGGCATCTGCGCGGCCGTCGGCTGCACCGCGGCCCTGACCGGCGGCTGGGTCGGCGCCCGGCGCGCCGCGGCCGAGGCCCTCGCGCGGCAGAGCCGGGAGAAGGGCCAACAGGACGCCGTCATACGGCAGTTGGCCGCACGCCTGGAGGAGGGCATAGGCGAGATAGCCGCCCTGGCCGAGCGGGTCCGCCGCGACGAGCAGGTCACGCAGGCCGCTCCCCCGGCCGTCGTTCCGACCGGCCCCGAACCCCTTGAGCAGCTGGGCCGCGCCGTGCAGCAGACCCTGTACGCCGGGCACGCGGCCGTGATCGCCGCGGGCACCCGGCAGCAGGTCGACGCGTTCGTCAGCATCGCCCGCAAACTCCAGGCCCTGGTCACCCGCAGCCTGGAGCGCCTCGACGGCGTGGAGCGCGAGGTGGAGGACCCCGAACTCCTCGACGCGCTCTTCCAGATCGACCACCTCATCACCCGCGTGCACCGGGCGGTGGAGAACATCGCCATCCTCGGCGGCGCCGTCCCGCGTCACATCAACTCCCCCGTGCCGCTGGCCACGTTGCTGCGCCAGGCCGTCGCCGAGACCGAGCATTTCGCCCGCGTGCGCGTCATCCGCCCGCCCGCCGGCTACCTGGTGGTCGGTCATGCCGCGGCCGAGGCGATCCACCTCGTCGCCGAGCTCGCCGAGAACGCCACCCGCTTCTCCCCGCCGAGCACCCAGGTCTCCATCCGGCCGCAGGCCGTGGCGGCCGGGATCGTCGTCGAGATCGACGACCGCGGCCTCGGGCTCACCGGCGACCAGGCCGCGCAGCTCAACCGGCTGCTGGCCGAACCCGAACACGTCGACGTCAACCAGCAGTTGCGCGACGGACGGACGGGACTGCTGGTCGCCGCCCGCATCGCCCGTCGCCGTGGGCTGAGCGTGCGGTTGCAGTCGAACGTGTACGGCGGCACGCAGGCCGTCGTGCTCTTCCCGCACGCGATCCTCCACCGGGAGCAGACCGCGCCGGAACCGACACAAGCACAAGCACCGGCACCGGCACCGGCACCGGCCGTCGCGTCCCGGCCGGCGCCCGCGGTGGCCGCCGTGGCCCCGGCGGCGTCGGATCCGGTGCGCTCCTCCGCCGTGACGACCGGCTGGGGCCCGGCCCCGGCCGCCGCCCCGTCGCACGCGCAGGCCCCGGCCGCCGTGCGCGCACCGGTCCCGCGCCCCCGCCAGGAGCTCCCGCAGCGCACCGGCCGCCCCCAACCGGCGCCCGCCCACGCCGTCCAGCAGCCCGCTCCGGCCGCACCCTTCCCCACGCCCGCCGCGACGCCCCCGCCGCCGCCTCGGACGAGCGCCCCCGCTCGCCCAACGCGCCGCCCACGGCAGCTACTTGGCCCCCGAGCTGCGCGCCCCGGCCCCGGAGCAGCCGCAGTCCGCACCGACCGATGGCGAGGCGCCTGCCGCCGGTCCCGTCACCGATCTGTGGCAGCGCTACAGCCAGGGCTACCAGCAGGCCACCGAGCCCGCCCCGGTCACCGGCGGACACGCACTGCCGCCGGCCGCCCCTGA
- a CDS encoding phosphatidylserine decarboxylase yields the protein MPLSPPSSSARLARGSSPWLAPTVAAAAVSLAGSRRSKAARVAAVPVTALAAGMLWFFRDPEREIVRGGVISPADGVVQSVMPWKDGRTRVAIFMSALNVHVNREPLDGTVTSVEHVPGGFVPAFNKESEDNERVVWHFDTELGDIEMIQIAGTVARRIVPYLSQGAKVEQGERIGLIRFGSRVDLYLPEGVEADVEVGQKTVAGVTRLDRSQGATGSTRPSSTETP from the coding sequence ATGCCCTTGTCGCCCCCGTCCTCTTCCGCCCGTCTCGCCCGTGGATCCTCGCCCTGGCTCGCGCCGACCGTCGCCGCGGCGGCCGTCAGCCTGGCCGGCTCCCGCCGTTCGAAGGCGGCCAGGGTCGCGGCCGTGCCGGTCACCGCTCTCGCGGCCGGCATGCTGTGGTTCTTCCGCGACCCCGAGCGCGAGATCGTTCGGGGCGGTGTCATCTCCCCCGCCGACGGCGTCGTCCAGAGCGTCATGCCCTGGAAGGACGGTCGCACCCGCGTCGCCATCTTCATGAGCGCGCTGAACGTCCATGTCAATCGTGAGCCGCTGGACGGCACGGTGACCTCGGTCGAGCATGTCCCGGGCGGCTTCGTCCCCGCGTTCAACAAGGAGAGCGAGGACAACGAGCGCGTGGTGTGGCACTTCGACACCGAGCTCGGCGACATCGAGATGATCCAGATCGCGGGTACGGTCGCCCGCCGCATCGTGCCCTACCTCTCCCAGGGCGCGAAGGTCGAGCAGGGTGAGCGCATCGGTCTGATCCGGTTCGGCTCGCGCGTCGACCTCTACCTCCCCGAGGGTGTCGAGGCCGACGTCGAGGTGGGACAGAAGACCGTCGCGGGCGTGACACGCCTCGACCGCTCGCAGGGCGCGACCGGCTCCACCAGGCCCTCGTCGACCGAGACCCCTTGA
- a CDS encoding GTP-binding protein, translating to MPCDPAPGADHEPEPLKILIAGGFGVGKTTMVAAASEIEPLTTEAALTEASRPVDVLTGTEDKTTTTVAMDFGRITLPGRHLQLLLFGTPGQDRFWFMWDNLALGAIGAVVLADTRRLDACFPAVEYCDDRGLPYIVAVNRFDRTHRYTDDEIRGAARLHPHIPVVQFDARDTASARRTLITLTEHALHLALTRTTDSERTAHTHAL from the coding sequence GTGCCCTGTGACCCCGCCCCCGGGGCGGACCACGAGCCCGAGCCGCTGAAGATCCTCATCGCGGGCGGTTTCGGTGTCGGCAAGACGACCATGGTCGCGGCCGCCAGTGAGATCGAGCCGCTCACCACGGAGGCGGCGCTCACCGAAGCGAGCCGTCCCGTGGACGTGCTCACCGGCACCGAGGACAAGACGACGACCACGGTCGCCATGGACTTCGGCCGGATCACCCTGCCCGGCCGGCATCTGCAACTGCTGCTGTTCGGCACACCCGGCCAGGACCGGTTCTGGTTCATGTGGGACAACCTGGCGCTCGGCGCGATCGGCGCCGTCGTCCTCGCCGACACACGTCGCCTCGACGCCTGCTTCCCGGCCGTCGAGTACTGCGACGACCGCGGGCTGCCGTACATCGTCGCGGTCAACCGGTTCGACCGCACCCACCGCTACACCGACGACGAGATCCGGGGCGCGGCCCGGCTGCACCCGCACATCCCCGTCGTGCAGTTCGACGCCCGCGACACGGCGTCCGCCCGGCGCACCCTGATCACGCTGACCGAGCACGCCCTGCACCTGGCGCTGACCCGGACCACCGACTCCGAACGGACCGCTCACACTCATGCCCTTTGA
- a CDS encoding STAS domain-containing protein, which produces MSVYAALNITTAGASDGVLTVRIAGALDYDTSTHLTDYVGRALDEHHEVRVLRLDCAGLECIDSMGLSVLLGLRRRLDLAGGGLRLVGRPLRLDRMLTVTGTFEHLVGDAESSVPEEASAGDAEASHDGNAHAVTDGSSQPR; this is translated from the coding sequence ATGAGTGTCTACGCCGCCCTGAACATCACCACCGCCGGAGCGAGCGACGGTGTGCTGACCGTCCGCATCGCCGGGGCCCTCGACTACGACACCAGCACCCACCTGACCGACTACGTCGGGCGAGCCCTGGACGAGCATCACGAGGTGCGTGTGCTCCGCCTGGACTGCGCCGGCCTGGAGTGCATCGACTCCATGGGGCTGTCCGTCCTCCTCGGACTGCGCCGTCGGCTGGACCTGGCCGGGGGCGGCCTGCGCCTGGTCGGGCGCCCGCTGCGTCTGGACCGCATGCTCACCGTCACCGGGACGTTCGAGCACCTGGTCGGCGACGCGGAGTCGAGCGTGCCCGAGGAGGCTTCCGCCGGTGACGCCGAGGCCTCTCATGACGGCAACGCCCACGCCGTGACGGACGGGTCTTCGCAGCCCAGGTAG
- a CDS encoding GAF domain-containing protein, translating into MPFDSASGFHLPAQDTELARREQRLAELGLDLHGTDAQFDEAARRLAQAAGTPYAMVNLITDQQYFVGLHTPDAPNDPQAEAAAPVGRTMSREHGYCPAVLERRKPLVLHDVYSAPRFSSNPVVDELGIRVYYGAPLIDHHTGTVLGTVCAVGPDPRTLDTSRDALEMIKQFRDQVMNQIYQRAGEPLP; encoded by the coding sequence ATGCCCTTTGACTCCGCCTCCGGGTTCCACCTGCCCGCCCAGGACACCGAACTCGCGCGCCGCGAGCAGCGGTTGGCCGAGCTGGGTCTCGATCTGCACGGCACCGACGCGCAGTTCGACGAGGCGGCCCGCCGTCTCGCCCAGGCCGCGGGAACCCCGTACGCCATGGTGAACCTGATCACCGACCAGCAGTACTTCGTCGGTCTGCACACCCCCGACGCGCCGAACGACCCGCAGGCCGAGGCCGCCGCCCCCGTCGGGCGCACCATGTCGCGCGAGCACGGCTACTGCCCCGCCGTCCTGGAGCGGCGCAAGCCCCTCGTGCTGCACGACGTGTACTCCGCGCCCCGGTTCTCCTCGAACCCGGTGGTCGACGAGCTCGGCATCCGTGTCTACTACGGCGCCCCGCTCATCGACCACCACACGGGTACGGTGCTCGGCACCGTCTGCGCGGTCGGGCCCGACCCGCGGACCCTCGACACCTCCCGCGACGCCCTGGAGATGATCAAGCAGTTCCGCGATCAGGTCATGAACCAGATCTACCAGCGAGCGGGCGAGCCCCTCCCGTAG
- a CDS encoding PP2C family protein-serine/threonine phosphatase, with protein sequence MSTQDAATAVAPDASYPMVRVDPQGRVLSCNEQASTLLAGARTGALLADTVPAWLADAHADVVRDKNAAAPPMAARGHVGERTVAAFPSRALDGTVSWWLVDDSDLQATRAQLQSERDRSRVLQEVSGELLASLNVDRCMEVTASMAAEHLADAAVIVGVGSGRTHPVTWACTGGPVRQARIAVNTEELPGLPEALLGFPPVPSRWIDPALTPAWAIPEDFARDASEIGSVVVVPLPGHGLPAGAIVMMRRSREAAFTEAEEAFARLFAARAGAALSAARIFAEQTHITGVLMKELLPPTLKRIQGIDFSGRYRPSAAHERVGGDFYDVYPADGEDGETFAVLGDVCGKGLEAAVLTGKIRNTVQALLPFASDHARVVTLLNSALLTSHHTRFATMVLASAVREQGRVRLRVTSAGHPPPLIVRTDGRVEEAKTRGTLIGALPEVNATTATVLLEPGETCLMYSDGITEAHGGPLGDRMFDESRLRAALSECAGLPAEAVTERVHMVASQWVGDGPHDDMALLAISAPRSTHLTAVDGHTRGRFTA encoded by the coding sequence ATGAGTACCCAAGACGCGGCAACGGCCGTCGCGCCGGACGCGTCCTACCCGATGGTCCGGGTGGACCCGCAGGGGCGCGTCCTTTCCTGCAACGAACAGGCGTCGACGCTCCTCGCCGGCGCGCGGACCGGTGCACTGCTCGCCGACACCGTGCCCGCCTGGCTGGCCGACGCGCACGCGGACGTGGTCCGCGACAAGAACGCCGCGGCGCCACCGATGGCGGCGCGCGGCCACGTCGGTGAGCGCACCGTGGCCGCCTTCCCCAGCCGGGCCCTGGACGGCACGGTGTCCTGGTGGCTGGTCGACGACAGTGATCTCCAGGCCACCCGCGCCCAGTTGCAGAGCGAGCGGGATCGCTCGCGTGTCCTCCAGGAGGTGTCCGGCGAACTCCTCGCGTCACTCAACGTGGACCGGTGCATGGAGGTGACCGCTTCGATGGCGGCCGAGCATCTGGCCGACGCCGCCGTCATCGTCGGCGTCGGCAGCGGCCGGACCCATCCGGTGACCTGGGCCTGCACCGGCGGTCCCGTGCGGCAGGCCCGCATCGCCGTGAACACCGAGGAACTGCCCGGACTGCCCGAGGCGTTGCTCGGATTCCCTCCCGTCCCCTCGCGTTGGATCGACCCGGCGCTGACACCGGCGTGGGCCATTCCGGAGGACTTCGCCCGCGACGCCTCCGAGATCGGCTCCGTCGTGGTGGTCCCGCTTCCCGGCCACGGCCTGCCCGCGGGCGCCATCGTGATGATGCGGCGCAGCCGGGAAGCCGCGTTCACGGAAGCCGAAGAGGCCTTCGCCCGGCTGTTCGCCGCCCGAGCGGGCGCGGCACTGTCGGCCGCCCGGATATTCGCCGAGCAGACGCACATCACGGGCGTCCTGATGAAGGAACTGCTGCCGCCGACACTGAAGCGGATCCAGGGAATCGACTTCTCCGGCCGCTACCGGCCCTCGGCCGCCCATGAACGGGTGGGCGGCGACTTCTACGACGTCTACCCCGCCGACGGCGAGGACGGCGAGACCTTCGCCGTCCTCGGCGACGTGTGCGGAAAGGGCCTGGAGGCCGCGGTCCTGACGGGAAAGATCCGCAACACCGTGCAGGCGCTGCTGCCGTTCGCCTCCGACCACGCGCGCGTCGTGACCCTGCTCAACAGCGCGCTGCTGACCTCGCACCACACCCGCTTCGCGACGATGGTGCTCGCCTCCGCGGTACGCGAACAGGGCCGGGTGCGCCTGCGGGTCACCAGCGCCGGCCACCCGCCGCCGCTCATCGTCCGTACCGACGGCCGCGTCGAGGAGGCCAAGACCCGCGGCACGCTCATCGGCGCGCTGCCCGAGGTGAACGCGACCACGGCGACGGTCCTCCTGGAACCCGGTGAGACCTGCCTGATGTACTCCGACGGCATCACCGAGGCGCACGGCGGCCCGCTGGGTGACCGCATGTTCGACGAGTCCCGGTTGCGTGCCGCCCTGTCCGAGTGCGCCGGACTGCCCGCCGAGGCGGTCACGGAGCGCGTGCACATGGTGGCGTCCCAGTGGGTGGGGGACGGCCCGCACGACGACATGGCGCTGCTCGCCATCAGCGCACCACGTTCCACGCATCTCACCGCGGTGGACGGACATACTCGGGGCAGGTTCACGGCATGA